Proteins encoded by one window of Clostridium perfringens:
- a CDS encoding amino acid permease, producing MSQEQNTNLKRGLKSRHLSMIAMGGAIGTGIFLAMGDTLHQAGVGGAFVAYGIIGVMVYFLCTSLGEMATYMPETGSFGAYATKFVDPALGFALGWNYWYNWAITIAAEMVAGSLLMKFWFPNVPAIVWSALFLVIILTLNLLSAKAYGESEFWFAAVKVATVIIFLIVGVLMIFGILGGDNVGFKNFYENGGPFIGGAKSIFMIFLIAGFSFQGTELVGVAAGESEDPEKNVPKAVNTIFWRILLFYLGTILVIGALVPNAQAGVETSAFTIFMIFLIAGFSFQGTELVGVAAGESEDPEKNVPKAVNTIFWRILLFYLGTILVIGALVPNAQAGVETSAFTIVFEKLGLAGAASIMNAIILTSVLSAGNSGMYASSRMLYAMAKSGMAPKIFEKTNSRGVPVNAIIITTIIASLCFLTGIYAENTVYVWLVAASGLSGFIAWLGIAICHYRFRKAYVAQGKDMNRLVYKAKLFPLGPIIALILCGIIVLGQGYAYLDVRNGVDWGGLISSYIGLPLFFGLFAYYKIKYKTKIIDLKDVDLSVEHIDTDESIEDEVFSY from the coding sequence ATGAGTCAAGAACAAAATACTAATCTAAAAAGAGGCTTGAAATCAAGACATCTTAGTATGATTGCCATGGGTGGTGCCATAGGAACTGGTATTTTCTTAGCCATGGGAGATACACTTCATCAAGCCGGTGTAGGAGGAGCTTTTGTAGCTTACGGAATTATAGGAGTAATGGTATATTTCTTGTGTACAAGCTTAGGGGAGATGGCAACATATATGCCAGAAACAGGTTCCTTTGGAGCTTATGCAACAAAATTTGTTGATCCTGCTTTAGGATTTGCTTTAGGATGGAATTACTGGTATAACTGGGCTATAACAATAGCAGCAGAAATGGTTGCAGGTTCTTTATTAATGAAGTTTTGGTTTCCTAATGTTCCAGCAATAGTTTGGAGCGCATTATTCTTAGTAATTATATTAACTCTTAATTTATTATCTGCCAAAGCTTATGGAGAATCAGAGTTTTGGTTTGCAGCTGTAAAAGTTGCTACTGTTATAATATTCTTAATCGTAGGAGTTCTTATGATTTTTGGAATATTAGGTGGAGATAATGTAGGATTCAAAAACTTCTATGAAAATGGAGGCCCGTTTATTGGAGGAGCAAAATCAATTTTCATGATTTTCTTAATAGCTGGTTTCTCATTCCAAGGAACTGAATTAGTAGGGGTTGCCGCTGGAGAAAGTGAAGATCCTGAAAAAAATGTACCTAAGGCTGTTAATACAATATTTTGGAGAATCTTATTATTTTATTTAGGAACAATTTTAGTAATTGGTGCTTTAGTACCAAATGCTCAAGCTGGAGTAGAAACAAGTGCCTTTACAATTTTCATGATTTTCTTAATAGCTGGTTTCTCATTCCAAGGAACTGAATTAGTAGGGGTTGCCGCTGGAGAAAGTGAAGATCCTGAAAAAAATGTACCTAAGGCTGTTAATACAATATTTTGGAGAATCTTATTATTTTATTTAGGAACAATTTTAGTAATTGGTGCTTTAGTACCAAATGCTCAAGCTGGAGTAGAAACAAGTGCCTTTACAATAGTATTTGAAAAATTAGGATTAGCTGGAGCAGCTTCAATTATGAATGCCATAATACTAACATCTGTCTTATCAGCTGGTAACTCAGGTATGTATGCATCAAGTAGAATGCTTTATGCTATGGCTAAAAGTGGAATGGCACCTAAGATTTTTGAAAAAACTAATTCTAGAGGAGTACCAGTTAATGCTATTATAATAACAACAATAATTGCAAGTTTATGTTTCTTAACAGGTATTTATGCTGAAAATACAGTTTATGTATGGCTTGTAGCAGCATCAGGATTATCAGGATTTATAGCTTGGCTTGGAATCGCAATATGTCATTATAGATTCAGAAAAGCTTATGTAGCTCAAGGTAAAGATATGAATAGATTAGTTTATAAAGCTAAATTATTCCCATTAGGACCTATAATAGCTTTAATATTATGTGGAATAATAGTTTTAGGTCAAGGATATGCATACTTAGATGTTAGAAATGGAGTAGACTGGGGTGGATTAATTTCATCTTATATTGGATTACCTCTATTCTTTGGATTATTTGCATATTATAAAATTAAATATAAAACTAAAATAATAGACTTAAAAGATGTTGACTTAAGTGTAGAGCATATAGATACTGATGAGAGTATAGAAGATGAAGTATTTTCTTACTAA
- the ilvA gene encoding threonine ammonia-lyase, translated as MYLEKIIKAKKNIEDVVIKTPLIYSEVFSRKSGNQVYMKCENLQLTGAYKIRGALNKIRSLSDEDKVKGVVCSSAGNHAQGVAFAASQANVKSTIVMPKTTPLLKIQSTKDLGGNVVLSGYVYDDAFNEAKRIEQEQGALFIHPFNDIDVICGQGTVALEIFEDLKDVDVILCPIGGGGLISGVTLAAKALNPNVKVIGVQAEGANAMVKSFKAGEIIALDSVDTIADGIAVKRPGDLTFKFIKEYVDDIITVSDHEIVEAFFTLSEKHKLLAEASGAVSLAASSKLNFKGKNVVSIISGGNIDMVTITALINSALVAKGRLFGFSLEVPHKPGQILKIAKVLADTNANIVKLEHDHFKATDALKNMVIEVTLETNGHSHIDEIKKALTDQNYVIKQIY; from the coding sequence TTGTATTTAGAAAAAATTATTAAAGCAAAAAAAAATATAGAAGATGTAGTTATAAAAACACCTTTAATATACAGCGAGGTTTTTTCAAGGAAATCTGGAAACCAAGTGTATATGAAATGTGAAAATTTACAATTAACAGGTGCTTACAAAATAAGAGGTGCCTTAAATAAAATAAGATCCTTATCAGATGAAGACAAAGTAAAAGGGGTTGTTTGCTCTTCTGCTGGAAATCATGCTCAAGGCGTAGCTTTTGCAGCATCACAAGCTAATGTTAAATCAACTATAGTAATGCCAAAGACTACTCCTCTACTAAAAATCCAATCAACAAAGGATTTAGGAGGAAATGTTGTTTTATCAGGTTATGTTTATGATGATGCTTTTAATGAGGCTAAAAGAATTGAACAGGAACAAGGAGCCTTATTTATACACCCATTTAATGATATTGATGTAATTTGTGGACAAGGCACAGTAGCCTTAGAAATATTTGAAGATTTAAAGGATGTAGATGTTATTCTCTGCCCTATAGGTGGCGGTGGCTTAATAAGTGGAGTTACCTTAGCTGCTAAGGCCTTAAACCCTAATGTTAAAGTAATTGGAGTACAAGCAGAAGGGGCAAATGCAATGGTTAAAAGTTTTAAGGCAGGAGAAATAATTGCTTTAGACTCTGTTGATACCATTGCTGACGGAATTGCAGTAAAAAGACCTGGGGATTTAACATTTAAATTTATAAAAGAATATGTTGACGATATAATAACTGTATCAGACCATGAAATTGTTGAAGCATTCTTTACTTTAAGTGAAAAACATAAACTTCTAGCAGAAGCTTCAGGAGCTGTATCATTAGCAGCCTCTTCTAAATTAAATTTTAAAGGTAAAAATGTAGTATCAATAATAAGTGGTGGTAATATAGATATGGTTACTATAACCGCATTAATAAATAGTGCATTAGTAGCTAAGGGAAGACTTTTTGGTTTTAGTCTAGAAGTTCCTCATAAACCAGGCCAAATATTAAAAATTGCTAAAGTTCTTGCTGATACTAATGCTAATATAGTAAAACTTGAACATGATCATTTTAAAGCAACAGATGCTCTTAAGAACATGGTTATAGAAGTAACCTTAGAGACCAATGGCCACTCTCATATAGATGAAATTAAAAAAGCTTTAACAGATCAAAACTATGTAATAAAACAAATTTACTAA
- a CDS encoding DUF3892 domain-containing protein encodes MSDSIVKVKKNSNGEITDYVLSSGKTVSKAEGVKLAEEGMIDGVIISHSKKGEAYLRSIPDGKESNNLDELS; translated from the coding sequence ATGTCAGATTCTATAGTTAAAGTAAAAAAGAATAGTAATGGAGAAATTACAGATTACGTTTTAAGTAGTGGAAAGACTGTTTCTAAAGCTGAAGGTGTAAAGCTTGCAGAAGAGGGAATGATTGATGGAGTAATAATTTCTCATTCAAAGAAAGGGGAAGCTTATTTAAGAAGTATTCCTGATGGAAAAGAAAGTAACAACTTAGACGAATTATCATAA
- a CDS encoding tyrosine recombinase XerC: MEFLNYLENVKGKSLNTIKGYSVDLGLFFKFLKVYKGLENNIELEKIEEVEISDLGDNFIKDITLSDIYAFLAFLEKVRNNSAYARARKVATLKSFFKFLNSKIKLIDENPTVELESPKINKRHPVYLTLDQSITVLNSMDKGNKNYYRDYCILTLFLNCGMRLSELCNIEIEKIKGDTLTIIGKGNKERTVYLNEASIAAIENYLKNRNDSKATEEAKKYLFLSSKYRPINKRSVEILAKKHIENAGFKDQKYTPHKLRHTAATLMYKYGNVDIRSLQNILGHENISTTQIYTHVDDETLREAVKTNPLANIK; the protein is encoded by the coding sequence ATTGAATTCTTAAACTACTTAGAAAATGTAAAAGGAAAATCCCTAAACACTATAAAAGGATATTCAGTTGATTTAGGATTATTTTTTAAATTTTTGAAAGTTTATAAAGGTCTAGAAAATAATATTGAATTAGAAAAAATTGAAGAAGTTGAAATTTCTGATTTAGGTGATAATTTCATAAAGGATATAACCTTATCTGATATCTATGCCTTTCTAGCATTTTTAGAAAAAGTTAGAAACAATAGTGCTTATGCCAGAGCTAGAAAAGTTGCTACTTTAAAATCTTTCTTTAAGTTTTTAAATTCTAAAATAAAACTAATAGATGAAAATCCTACAGTAGAATTAGAATCTCCAAAGATAAATAAAAGACACCCAGTTTATTTAACATTAGATCAAAGTATAACTGTTTTAAACTCTATGGATAAAGGAAATAAAAATTATTATAGAGATTATTGCATATTAACTTTATTTTTAAACTGCGGAATGAGATTATCTGAACTTTGTAATATTGAAATAGAAAAAATCAAAGGAGATACCTTAACTATTATAGGTAAAGGAAATAAAGAAAGAACTGTTTATTTAAATGAAGCTTCAATTGCAGCTATAGAAAACTATTTGAAAAATAGAAATGATTCAAAAGCTACTGAAGAAGCTAAAAAATACTTATTTTTATCAAGTAAATATAGACCTATAAATAAAAGAAGTGTTGAAATTTTAGCGAAAAAACATATAGAAAATGCAGGGTTTAAAGATCAAAAATATACACCACATAAACTTAGACACACAGCCGCCACCCTTATGTATAAGTATGGTAATGTAGATATAAGAAGCTTGCAAAATATATTAGGTCACGAAAATATTTCAACAACTCAAATATATACCCATGTAGATGATGAAACTTTAAGAGAAGCAGTTAAAACTAATCCTTTAGCAAATATAAAATAG
- the lexA gene encoding transcriptional repressor LexA, giving the protein MIIKENSDKQTQIYNFLIEFTKSKGYPPSVREICQAVSLKSTSTVHGHLKRLEKKGLIYRDPTKPRALEIVELSNEEKELIDIPIVGKVTAGMPILATENIEDMFQIPINYVKHNNDLFILKVTGDSMIEAGILDGDLAIIEQKNVATNGDIVVALIENEATIKRFFKENGFIRLQPENKNYEPIIVEDCSILGKLVGIYRAY; this is encoded by the coding sequence ATGATTATTAAGGAAAATTCAGATAAACAAACTCAAATATATAACTTTTTAATTGAATTTACAAAATCAAAGGGGTATCCACCTTCAGTTAGAGAGATATGTCAAGCAGTTAGCTTGAAATCAACCTCAACTGTTCATGGACATTTAAAGAGATTAGAGAAAAAAGGATTAATATATAGAGATCCAACTAAGCCAAGAGCTTTAGAAATAGTAGAATTATCTAATGAAGAAAAGGAATTAATAGATATTCCTATAGTAGGTAAAGTCACTGCTGGTATGCCTATTTTAGCTACAGAGAACATAGAAGATATGTTTCAAATACCTATAAACTACGTTAAGCACAATAATGATTTATTTATTTTAAAAGTTACTGGAGACAGTATGATAGAAGCTGGAATCTTAGATGGAGATTTAGCAATAATAGAACAGAAAAATGTAGCAACAAATGGTGATATTGTAGTAGCTCTAATAGAAAATGAAGCTACAATAAAAAGATTTTTTAAGGAAAATGGATTCATAAGACTACAACCAGAAAACAAAAACTATGAACCTATAATAGTTGAAGATTGCTCTATTTTAGGTAAATTAGTAGGAATTTATAGAGCTTATTAA
- a CDS encoding coiled-coil domain-containing protein, whose protein sequence is MEESRNKELKVKSFRVTEETFDKFKKIASDEFGNQGQCLDALISLYELENSKSTLIERKLEIESFQDYLNKINQLFLTSLQMSEDAGKRAEEEFVKKLSIKDVTIERLQRREEELIERDKALKEDNKAKIKEIEELKENIKTLEKDKSTLSQLVSRNYDLIEKNKEEIASLKSLESLKEENEELRNKGEEDRASLKERESHIKSLALEKEALKEKLNFYEEKEKSYKEEVESYKKLVEAMRKDHKKELELLETKYSKMAEKESEKLRKDFESRLELEKRTLELDIKTLKYEKEVLESKLNS, encoded by the coding sequence TTGGAAGAGAGCAGAAACAAAGAATTAAAAGTAAAAAGCTTTAGGGTAACTGAAGAAACTTTCGATAAATTTAAGAAAATAGCATCTGATGAGTTTGGAAATCAAGGACAATGTTTAGATGCATTAATATCACTGTATGAATTAGAGAATTCTAAATCAACATTGATAGAAAGAAAGTTAGAAATAGAGTCTTTTCAGGATTATTTAAACAAGATAAACCAACTTTTCTTAACTTCTCTTCAAATGAGTGAGGATGCAGGAAAAAGAGCAGAAGAGGAATTTGTTAAGAAGCTTTCTATAAAGGATGTGACCATAGAGAGGCTGCAAAGAAGAGAAGAAGAACTTATAGAAAGAGATAAGGCTTTAAAAGAGGATAATAAAGCTAAAATAAAGGAGATAGAAGAGCTTAAAGAAAATATAAAAACTTTAGAAAAAGATAAAAGCACATTATCTCAATTAGTATCTAGAAACTATGATTTAATAGAAAAAAATAAAGAAGAAATAGCCTCTTTAAAATCTTTAGAATCTTTAAAGGAGGAAAATGAAGAGTTACGAAATAAGGGAGAAGAGGATAGAGCTTCTTTAAAAGAAAGAGAATCTCATATAAAATCTCTAGCATTAGAAAAAGAAGCTCTTAAAGAAAAGCTAAATTTCTATGAAGAAAAAGAGAAGTCTTATAAGGAAGAGGTAGAATCATATAAAAAGCTTGTAGAAGCTATGAGAAAGGATCATAAGAAGGAGTTAGAGTTATTAGAGACTAAATACTCTAAAATGGCAGAAAAAGAGTCTGAGAAGCTTAGAAAGGATTTTGAAAGTAGGTTAGAATTAGAGAAAAGAACCTTAGAATTAGATATAAAAACTTTAAAATATGAAAAAGAAGTTTTAGAAAGTAAGTTAAATTCATAA
- a CDS encoding methionine gamma-lyase family protein, giving the protein MLNATIELLKKQYGFTDETIKLYNQAIIDVENEFKIYDEIREYNQLKVLKAFQEERISDNHFTNSTGYGYGDIGRDTLDLVYARIFNAEKALVRPHFVNGTHALGTALFGNLRPGDTILAVTGSPYDTLHSVIGISGEENIGSLKEYGVNYKQVDLVDGKINIKKALEMIKDDESIKLIHMQRSTGYGFRNAFQVKELGEAIKAIKELREDLIVFVDNCYGEFIDIIEPTDVGADLIAGSLIKNIGGGIAPTGGYIVGKEKYVEQASYRLTVPGIGAECGCTFGVMKDFYQGLFLAPHVAIEALKGAIFCARIMELAGFEVLPKYNDKRSDIIQAIKFNDKEKLIKFCKGVQYASPIDSFVECEPWAMPGYSDEVIMAAGAFIQGSSIELSADAPIREPYIAYLQGGLTFDHAKIGVLIALNNIFK; this is encoded by the coding sequence ATGCTTAATGCAACTATAGAATTACTAAAAAAACAATATGGTTTCACAGATGAAACTATAAAGCTTTATAATCAAGCTATAATTGATGTAGAAAATGAATTTAAAATATATGATGAAATAAGAGAATATAATCAATTAAAAGTTCTTAAGGCTTTCCAAGAGGAAAGAATTTCAGATAATCATTTTACTAATTCAACAGGATATGGTTATGGTGATATTGGAAGAGACACTTTAGATTTAGTTTATGCTAGAATCTTTAATGCTGAAAAAGCTTTAGTTAGACCACATTTTGTTAATGGAACTCATGCTTTAGGAACAGCTTTATTTGGAAACTTAAGACCTGGAGATACTATATTAGCTGTTACTGGTAGCCCTTATGATACTTTACACAGTGTAATTGGTATAAGCGGAGAAGAAAATATAGGCTCTTTAAAAGAGTACGGTGTTAATTATAAGCAAGTAGATCTTGTAGATGGAAAGATTAACATAAAAAAAGCTTTAGAAATGATTAAAGATGATGAATCAATAAAGTTAATACATATGCAAAGATCAACTGGATACGGCTTTAGAAATGCCTTCCAAGTTAAAGAATTAGGAGAAGCAATAAAAGCTATAAAAGAATTAAGAGAAGACTTAATAGTATTTGTTGATAATTGTTATGGAGAGTTTATAGACATAATAGAACCTACAGATGTTGGTGCTGATTTAATAGCAGGATCATTAATTAAAAACATAGGTGGAGGAATAGCTCCAACTGGTGGATACATAGTAGGAAAAGAAAAATATGTAGAGCAAGCATCTTATAGACTTACTGTACCTGGTATAGGAGCTGAGTGTGGATGTACATTTGGAGTGATGAAAGATTTCTACCAAGGATTATTCTTAGCTCCTCATGTTGCTATAGAAGCATTAAAAGGAGCAATATTCTGTGCTAGAATAATGGAACTTGCTGGATTTGAAGTTCTTCCTAAATATAATGACAAGAGAAGTGACATAATTCAGGCTATAAAATTCAATGATAAAGAAAAACTTATAAAATTCTGTAAGGGTGTTCAATATGCTTCGCCAATAGATTCTTTCGTTGAATGTGAACCATGGGCTATGCCAGGGTATTCAGATGAGGTTATTATGGCAGCTGGTGCCTTCATTCAAGGTTCTTCTATAGAACTTTCAGCAGATGCACCTATAAGAGAGCCATATATAGCTTATTTACAAGGTGGATTAACTTTTGACCATGCTAAAATAGGTGTATTAATAGCTTTAAATAACATTTTTAAATAA
- the hfq gene encoding RNA chaperone Hfq, with product MNKSINNLQDIFLNNARKERIPVTIFLVNGVQLKGIVKGFDSFTVVLDSDGKQQLVYKHAISTVSPAKPILFNNAQVFDN from the coding sequence ATGAATAAGTCAATCAATAACCTACAAGATATATTCTTAAACAATGCAAGAAAGGAAAGAATTCCTGTAACAATATTTTTAGTAAATGGGGTTCAATTAAAGGGTATCGTTAAAGGGTTCGATAGCTTTACAGTAGTTTTAGATAGTGATGGAAAGCAACAATTAGTTTATAAACATGCTATAAGCACAGTATCACCAGCTAAACCTATTTTATTTAATAACGCGCAAGTTTTTGATAATTAA